A stretch of Vibrio maritimus DNA encodes these proteins:
- the tssG gene encoding type VI secretion system baseplate subunit TssG — translation MINALSTQTHEFSFFQAVLLLEKHYQWNEGSDFVAVGENKYFRQERIEFSVSPDLSFPKSDISFVEHMERAGQSYTRIETNFLGLHGSSSPLPSSYTEKLAGRDPEDNPVKDFFDFFHNRYTSMLYRVWKKYRYHIQYQSGASDAFSGRMLHLAGLTDVMHDCDVAALDRAKILSYVNQLSTRTRSPKLISGIVSHYFSLPRVSVQEWVYRRVAIDECQRNRLNRSNCMLGRDLHLGESIADLNGKFNLCIDDIDFHTYRQFSVGGEQHPILLGLMRFILRDPMSWDLKLTVSLHTLPKNCLGQGEGNQLGQTLWLGGPKPKDAKISFIGSI, via the coding sequence ATGATTAATGCACTATCCACTCAAACTCACGAGTTTAGTTTTTTTCAAGCGGTACTTTTGTTGGAGAAGCACTATCAATGGAACGAAGGGAGTGATTTTGTTGCTGTAGGCGAGAACAAGTATTTTCGGCAAGAACGCATTGAGTTCAGTGTTTCACCTGATCTTAGCTTTCCAAAAAGTGATATTTCGTTTGTTGAACACATGGAACGAGCAGGGCAATCATACACACGCATTGAGACGAACTTCTTGGGGCTTCATGGTTCAAGTTCTCCGCTACCCTCATCGTATACTGAGAAATTGGCAGGCAGAGATCCAGAAGATAACCCTGTAAAGGACTTCTTTGACTTCTTCCACAATCGCTACACGAGCATGCTATATCGGGTGTGGAAGAAATATCGATACCACATTCAGTATCAAAGCGGTGCCAGTGACGCCTTTTCTGGACGTATGCTTCACCTAGCTGGTCTCACTGATGTGATGCACGACTGCGATGTAGCTGCGCTAGATAGAGCAAAAATTCTCTCGTACGTTAATCAGCTCTCTACTCGCACTCGTTCTCCCAAGCTCATCTCCGGAATCGTTTCTCATTACTTTTCCCTACCTAGAGTAAGTGTCCAGGAGTGGGTCTATCGCCGCGTTGCCATTGATGAGTGTCAGCGAAACCGATTGAATCGCTCCAACTGTATGCTGGGTAGAGATCTGCATCTAGGAGAGAGTATTGCAGACCTCAATGGTAAGTTTAATTTGTGTATTGATGACATTGATTTCCATACCTATCGCCAGTTTTCCGTTGGGGGTGAACAGCATCCTATTTTACTTGGTCTCATGAGGTTTATTCTTCGCGACCCTATGTCTTGGGATCTAAAACTCACGGTGAGCCTTCATACATTACCCAAGAACTGTTTGGGACAAGGGGAAGGGAACCAGCTTGGTCAAACGCTGTGGCTTGGTGGTCCCAAGCCAAAAGACGCCAAAATCAGCTTTATTGGCAGCATCTAG
- the tssF gene encoding type VI secretion system baseplate subunit TssF produces the protein MSSSKYFQDELTYLREAGSEFAQYHPKLTQFLSEGTFDPDVERLLEGFAFLTGRIREKIDDELPELTQSLMTLLWPHYMRSVPSMCITELTPHVGGLSEKTVVKRGAEMASEQVEGTQCLFQTCYDVDLYPISIGGIEQSNTRTSSAINVSLSAEYGVDISRIGLDTLRLHLHGELHITRTVFLWLFRYLDYVELDVGGGYKHKLSPEFIKPVGYDEDEALLPYGENSFSGYRLLQEYFSLPEKFMFFDVHGLDWLRGIPQRNSVNVIFHFTRALPPEVVLKDKHLKLHCTPAVNLFEKDGDPIRLEHSRNEYKVRPQSSSQEHYEVYSVERVESWCKDERRRKPLCEFESFEHQVNQRDKREFYKTKVSERISGRGLERYISFHTHNGNIADLGSETVLMQLRCSNADLAERLSVGDITYNTHKSPTYATFKNITKPTQSVSPQVNGELQWQLIANMSLNYLSLANIDVLKVLLSTYDFHSRVDRQAHRASIHRLDGIVSSEIRPIDRVFRGVSVRGNQFRLVANSTYFVNEGDMFLMTNVLNEFIRLYSSVNSFTELEVFDQANGEVYRWKSQLGQQTIL, from the coding sequence TTGAGTAGTAGTAAGTATTTTCAAGATGAGCTCACTTATCTGCGTGAAGCCGGTAGTGAGTTTGCCCAATACCACCCAAAGCTTACCCAATTTCTATCAGAAGGAACGTTTGACCCTGATGTAGAAAGGTTGTTGGAAGGTTTTGCATTTTTGACTGGCAGAATCAGGGAAAAAATTGATGACGAACTGCCCGAGCTGACTCAGTCGTTAATGACCCTGTTGTGGCCACACTATATGCGTTCAGTCCCCTCTATGTGCATTACGGAGCTCACGCCTCATGTTGGTGGATTATCCGAAAAAACGGTTGTAAAGCGCGGCGCAGAGATGGCAAGCGAGCAAGTTGAAGGAACGCAATGTCTTTTCCAGACCTGCTACGATGTTGATCTTTATCCAATCTCTATTGGTGGAATTGAACAGAGTAATACGCGCACAAGTTCGGCAATCAATGTATCGCTATCGGCGGAGTATGGTGTTGATATTTCACGCATCGGCCTCGATACGCTGCGCTTGCACCTTCATGGTGAACTGCATATTACTCGTACCGTATTTCTATGGCTCTTCCGCTACTTGGACTACGTTGAGTTGGATGTAGGCGGGGGCTATAAACACAAGCTAAGCCCAGAGTTCATCAAGCCTGTTGGCTACGATGAAGACGAAGCTTTGCTCCCATATGGCGAGAACTCGTTTTCGGGATACAGGCTACTTCAAGAATACTTCTCGCTGCCAGAAAAGTTCATGTTTTTCGACGTTCATGGGCTAGATTGGCTTCGCGGTATCCCACAGCGTAACAGCGTCAACGTCATTTTCCATTTCACTCGAGCACTGCCGCCTGAGGTGGTACTAAAAGATAAGCACCTTAAGCTGCACTGCACGCCTGCAGTCAATTTATTTGAGAAAGATGGTGACCCAATTCGACTAGAACACAGTCGAAATGAGTATAAGGTTCGTCCACAAAGTAGCAGCCAAGAGCACTATGAGGTCTACTCTGTCGAGCGCGTCGAGAGCTGGTGTAAAGATGAGCGCAGACGAAAACCACTTTGCGAGTTTGAGTCGTTTGAACACCAGGTCAATCAGCGAGATAAACGAGAGTTTTATAAAACTAAGGTCAGCGAACGAATCAGCGGTCGTGGTCTTGAGCGTTATATCTCGTTCCACACCCACAACGGGAACATCGCGGATCTGGGCTCAGAAACCGTCCTGATGCAATTGCGTTGCAGCAACGCTGACCTTGCGGAGAGACTCTCCGTAGGAGACATCACTTACAACACGCACAAATCACCGACCTATGCGACTTTTAAGAATATTACAAAGCCGACGCAATCTGTCAGCCCTCAGGTGAATGGAGAGCTTCAATGGCAGTTGATTGCCAATATGTCACTTAACTACTTATCACTTGCCAACATTGATGTGTTGAAAGTTTTGCTATCAACGTATGACTTTCATTCGAGAGTAGACAGGCAGGCTCACAGAGCGTCGATTCATCGATTAGACGGTATTGTCTCTTCTGAGATTCGACCCATTGACCGTGTGTTTCGAGGGGTTTCAGTGCGTGGTAACCAATTTAGACTCGTTGCAAACTCGACCTATTTTGTGAATGAGGGGGATATGTTTTTAATGACTAACGTTCTCAATGAGTTCATCCGACTCTATTCAAGCGTTAACTCGTTCACCGAATTGGAAGTATTCGATCAAGCCAATGGCGAGGTATATCGCTGGAAAAGTCAACTAGGCCAGCAGACGATACTATGA
- the tssE gene encoding type VI secretion system baseplate subunit TssE — protein sequence MEKGYRLLERIELGEPKNSYEKVVSHKHLIESIHLHLADLLNTHSGNAMIDNDYGLPDFNDVLANNTNLVRHIQKNISSTIEQFEPRMLNVEVHYKEDHHNPLQLSFAICGEVSHNGGKVPMSIDVFMGTDGQFNV from the coding sequence ATGGAAAAAGGATATCGGTTACTAGAGCGAATTGAGCTAGGAGAGCCGAAGAACAGCTATGAAAAGGTGGTGTCGCACAAACATTTGATTGAGTCTATCCACCTTCATTTAGCTGATTTACTCAACACACACTCTGGTAACGCCATGATTGATAATGATTATGGTCTGCCGGATTTTAATGACGTTCTCGCAAACAATACGAACTTGGTGCGTCATATTCAAAAGAACATCTCTTCAACGATTGAGCAATTTGAACCAAGAATGCTCAACGTCGAGGTTCACTACAAAGAAGATCATCACAACCCACTCCAATTAAGCTTCGCCATTTGCGGTGAGGTATCTCATAACGGTGGGAAAGTCCCCATGTCGATAGATGTGTTCATGGGAACAGATGGCCAATTTAACGTTTAG
- the tssC gene encoding type VI secretion system contractile sheath large subunit: protein MSAEAQAPEQEAALAESGSLLDSILNETRLKPSDEGFDVAKRGVEAFIGELLSSSTTEKVDQSLVDLMISEIDQKLSKQVDAILHNEEVQAIESTWRGLKYLVDHTDFRENIQIELISAKKDEVLDDFEDAPEVVKSGLYKQIYTREYGQFGGKPVGAVICDFQLSASSPDIKLMEYMGNVGAMSHAPFITSASAKFFGVDSYEELPNLKDLKSVFEGPQYTKWRGFREHEDARYVGLCTSRFMLRTPYSVEDNPIKAFDYDEQVTDSHSNYLWGNSAYAMASKISESFAKYRWCPNIIGPQSGGAVFDLPVYNFESMGQIETKIPTEILVSDRREYELAEEGFIALTMRKGSDNAAFFSANSVQKPKVFANTPEGKQAEMNYKLGTQLPYMFIINRLAHYIKVLQREQIGSWKERSDLEIELNKWIRQYVSDQENPPAEVRGRRPLRAAKVEVSDVEGDPGWYKVAMSVRPHFKYMGASFDLSLVGKLDQ from the coding sequence ATGTCGGCAGAAGCACAAGCTCCAGAACAAGAAGCGGCTCTCGCAGAGTCAGGGTCACTTCTTGATAGCATTCTAAACGAAACACGCTTAAAGCCTAGCGATGAAGGCTTTGATGTTGCTAAACGTGGCGTAGAGGCGTTCATTGGTGAACTACTTAGTAGCTCCACGACTGAGAAGGTTGATCAATCTTTAGTTGACCTAATGATCTCTGAAATTGACCAAAAGCTTTCTAAACAGGTTGATGCCATTCTTCATAACGAGGAAGTTCAAGCGATTGAGTCTACATGGCGTGGTCTTAAGTATTTGGTGGATCACACGGACTTCCGTGAAAACATTCAAATCGAACTGATCTCAGCGAAGAAAGACGAGGTTCTTGATGATTTCGAAGACGCACCTGAGGTTGTAAAATCAGGGCTTTATAAACAGATCTATACTCGCGAGTACGGTCAATTTGGTGGTAAACCAGTTGGGGCCGTGATCTGTGACTTCCAACTGTCAGCATCATCTCCAGACATCAAGCTGATGGAATACATGGGTAACGTAGGTGCAATGTCACATGCACCGTTTATTACTTCAGCCTCGGCTAAGTTCTTTGGTGTGGACTCATATGAAGAGCTTCCGAACCTTAAAGATCTTAAATCAGTGTTTGAAGGTCCTCAGTACACCAAATGGCGTGGTTTCAGAGAGCATGAAGATGCACGTTATGTAGGTCTATGTACGTCTCGCTTTATGCTTCGTACTCCATATTCGGTTGAAGACAATCCAATTAAGGCGTTCGACTACGATGAGCAGGTGACAGATAGCCACAGCAATTACCTATGGGGTAATTCGGCCTATGCGATGGCATCGAAAATTAGCGAATCATTTGCTAAGTATCGTTGGTGCCCGAACATCATCGGTCCACAAAGTGGCGGTGCTGTATTTGATTTACCTGTTTACAACTTTGAATCAATGGGTCAAATCGAAACCAAGATACCGACAGAAATCTTGGTTTCAGATCGCCGTGAGTACGAACTTGCAGAGGAAGGCTTTATCGCACTAACCATGCGCAAAGGTTCTGATAATGCAGCTTTCTTCTCTGCAAACTCGGTTCAAAAACCAAAAGTGTTTGCCAATACACCAGAAGGTAAGCAAGCAGAAATGAACTATAAGTTGGGTACTCAGCTGCCTTATATGTTCATTATCAACCGTTTAGCACACTACATTAAAGTGCTGCAACGTGAGCAAATCGGCTCATGGAAAGAGCGCTCTGACCTAGAGATTGAGCTTAACAAGTGGATCCGACAGTATGTTTCTGACCAAGAGAACCCACCTGCGGAAGTTCGAGGTCGCCGTCCACTTCGAGCAGCCAAAGTAGAAGTGTCAGATGTTGAAGGCGATCCAGGTTGGTATAAAGTCGCAATGTCTGTACGCCCTCACTTCAAATACATGGGTGCAAGCTTTGACTTATCTCTGGTTGGCAAACTAGACCAATAA
- the tssB gene encoding type VI secretion system contractile sheath small subunit, which produces MSRDGSVAPKERINIRYVPATGDAQEDVELPLSMMVVGDFTARADETPIEERTPINIDKDNFNEVLDGYAPNVKVSVENRLTDEEGAQIGVDLTFKDMKDFSPESIAKSVPELNSLLELREALVALKGPLGNVPAFRKKIAAVLQDEDARKKLLDELSIGEDQEAKEE; this is translated from the coding sequence ATGTCACGTGATGGCTCGGTGGCTCCTAAAGAGCGAATTAATATCCGTTATGTTCCAGCGACAGGCGATGCGCAAGAAGACGTAGAGTTGCCGCTGAGCATGATGGTGGTGGGTGACTTCACTGCACGTGCAGATGAAACACCGATCGAGGAACGTACACCAATCAACATCGATAAAGACAATTTTAACGAAGTATTGGATGGCTACGCTCCGAATGTAAAGGTCAGCGTCGAAAACCGTCTTACAGATGAAGAAGGTGCTCAGATTGGTGTCGATCTAACGTTCAAGGATATGAAAGACTTTTCTCCTGAGTCGATCGCCAAAAGTGTCCCAGAGCTAAATAGTCTGCTCGAGCTACGCGAAGCTCTTGTTGCTCTGAAGGGGCCACTTGGCAATGTACCCGCTTTCCGTAAAAAGATTGCCGCGGTACTCCAAGACGAAGACGCGAGAAAGAAACTACTGGATGAACTAAGCATTGGTGAAGACCAAGAAGCGAAAGAAGAGTAA